A portion of the Corynebacterium occultum genome contains these proteins:
- a CDS encoding septum formation family protein encodes MNARRLLTLALSLPAAALLASCATLMSSDSESETTTPTSDSSESSTPVESTTEEPSTETTTAEEQDVFDLSVGDCIEDIETIFGGAEMVDSVTQVGVIDCAQPHNAEVYYAEDLPDGEFPGVEALTTQSEQICLDNFESFTGVPYLQSELEITYFHPTDQSWRYGDRATSCMIVSPEPVSGSAGAGAGGGEGEAPAEEAPAEETPVEEAPAEGAGI; translated from the coding sequence ATGAACGCACGCCGTCTGCTGACACTCGCTCTCAGTCTCCCCGCCGCCGCACTGCTGGCATCCTGTGCCACCCTGATGAGCTCAGACAGTGAATCAGAGACCACCACCCCCACCTCCGACAGCAGCGAAAGCTCCACCCCCGTGGAAAGCACCACCGAGGAGCCCAGCACCGAAACAACGACCGCTGAAGAGCAGGATGTCTTCGACCTGTCGGTGGGGGACTGCATCGAAGACATTGAAACCATCTTCGGTGGTGCCGAAATGGTGGATTCAGTCACCCAGGTCGGAGTCATTGACTGCGCCCAGCCCCACAACGCCGAGGTGTACTACGCGGAGGATCTCCCGGATGGGGAATTCCCCGGGGTTGAGGCACTGACGACGCAGAGCGAACAGATCTGCCTGGACAATTTCGAGTCCTTCACCGGGGTGCCCTATCTTCAGTCCGAGCTGGAGATCACCTATTTCCACCCCACCGATCAGTCCTGGCGCTACGGCGACCGTGCCACCAGCTGCATGATCGTCTCCCCGGAACCGGTGAGTGGGAGCGCTGGTGCCGGCGCGGGAGGGGGCGAGGGTGAAGCCCCCGCTGAGGAAGCCCCGGCGGAAGAGACCCCAGTTGAGGAAGCCCCCGCTGAGGGGGCCGGCATCTAG
- a CDS encoding TrmH family RNA methyltransferase — protein MAGPGPTEWGEGRHGVGPWVVEHPGQPLPTEPNFDPELLAEGDRRNVVDAYRYWAREAIVADIDTRRHPLHIAIENFENDANIGTVVRTANAFAVDTVHIVGRRRWNRRGAMVTDRYQHLMHHPDVESLLTWAIRNDLTVVAIDNTPGSVPLETAELPRECLLLFGQEGPGVSAAAQAGALMTCSIAQFGSTRSINAGVAAGIAMHSWIRQHGDLDVAWK, from the coding sequence GTGGCGGGGCCCGGACCCACTGAGTGGGGCGAGGGTCGTCATGGTGTCGGGCCCTGGGTGGTGGAACATCCCGGGCAGCCCCTGCCTACGGAGCCGAATTTTGATCCCGAGCTGCTGGCGGAGGGTGATCGACGCAATGTGGTCGACGCTTACCGCTACTGGGCCAGGGAGGCGATCGTCGCCGATATCGACACCCGCCGGCATCCCCTGCACATCGCGATCGAGAACTTCGAGAATGACGCCAATATCGGCACCGTGGTGCGCACCGCCAACGCCTTCGCCGTGGACACCGTCCACATCGTGGGGCGGCGGCGCTGGAACCGTCGTGGGGCGATGGTGACCGACCGTTACCAGCACCTGATGCATCATCCTGATGTGGAGTCCCTGCTGACCTGGGCGATCCGCAATGACCTGACGGTGGTGGCGATCGACAACACCCCGGGTTCCGTGCCCCTGGAGACCGCGGAACTGCCGCGGGAATGTCTGCTGCTCTTCGGCCAGGAAGGCCCCGGTGTCAGTGCCGCCGCTCAGGCGGGAGCCCTGATGACCTGCTCCATCGCTCAATTCGGTTCCACCCGTTCCATCAACGCCGGAGTGGCGGCGGGTATTGCGATGCACAGCTGGATCCGGCAGCACGGGGATCTCGACGTGGCCTGGAAATAA
- a CDS encoding MFS transporter: MTTATPTNPTTFKGNDSALLGIVLAVVTFWLFAQTTMNIGPMMAEDVGMPMSVMNIAISLSALFSGMFIVVLGGLGDKFGRVKIVLLGNIFNIIGSLFIAFAFGDAATPMIILGRILQGLAAGSIMPSTMALLKVYWDGPARQRAVSMWSIGSWGGSGLTAIFGGFMASTVLGWRSIFIICAVVSVISILLMRQIPESAPAAGREGKTDWIGIIAMAVGLAALLIVVTQGSSIGWTSMITWGLFAIFLAAFGVFINNELKVDNPFVDFKLFRNTVFTGATISNFLINGTAGALTVSLWVLQGAADMSAATAGYLTAGYAIFIIAFIRVGEKLLQKFGPRKPMIWGTIIVLVSIALLMATNTLVEQYVILAVIAYSLFGLGLAFYATPSTDAALTNLPDDQAGAGSGIYKMASSLGAAFGVAASAAIFTALSETGLDIVGAAVEFSGRQDNLAVREAGMVGLAFNGLMAIAALISITVFIPKGKKAEGEDKPLAAAPQPGAAAAGTRPEKV; this comes from the coding sequence ATGACTACCGCAACCCCCACCAACCCCACCACCTTCAAAGGCAATGACTCCGCCCTGCTGGGCATCGTCCTGGCGGTCGTGACCTTCTGGCTCTTCGCACAGACCACCATGAACATCGGCCCGATGATGGCCGAGGACGTCGGAATGCCGATGTCCGTCATGAATATCGCGATTTCACTCTCCGCGCTCTTCTCCGGCATGTTCATCGTCGTGCTCGGTGGACTGGGCGATAAGTTCGGCCGCGTCAAGATCGTGCTGCTGGGCAATATCTTCAATATCATCGGTTCCCTGTTCATCGCCTTCGCCTTCGGTGATGCAGCCACCCCGATGATCATCCTCGGCCGCATCCTCCAGGGTCTGGCCGCCGGTTCCATCATGCCTTCCACGATGGCTCTGCTGAAGGTCTACTGGGATGGGCCGGCACGTCAGCGTGCGGTCTCCATGTGGTCCATCGGTTCCTGGGGTGGCTCCGGTCTGACCGCCATCTTCGGTGGTTTCATGGCGTCCACGGTGCTGGGTTGGCGCTCCATCTTCATCATCTGCGCCGTGGTCTCCGTCATCTCCATCCTGCTGATGCGTCAGATCCCGGAGTCCGCCCCCGCGGCTGGCCGGGAAGGCAAGACCGACTGGATCGGCATCATCGCCATGGCGGTCGGCCTGGCTGCCCTGCTGATCGTGGTCACCCAGGGTTCCAGCATCGGCTGGACCAGCATGATCACCTGGGGCCTGTTCGCGATCTTCCTCGCGGCCTTCGGTGTCTTCATCAACAATGAGCTCAAGGTCGACAACCCCTTCGTGGACTTCAAGCTCTTCCGGAACACCGTCTTCACCGGTGCCACGATCTCGAACTTCCTGATCAACGGCACCGCCGGTGCGCTGACCGTCTCGCTCTGGGTGCTCCAGGGTGCCGCCGACATGTCCGCGGCCACCGCCGGCTATCTGACCGCGGGTTATGCGATCTTCATCATCGCCTTCATCCGCGTCGGTGAGAAGCTGCTGCAGAAGTTCGGCCCCCGGAAGCCGATGATCTGGGGCACCATAATCGTGCTGGTGTCCATCGCCCTGCTGATGGCCACCAACACCCTGGTGGAGCAGTACGTCATCCTGGCGGTCATCGCCTACTCCCTCTTCGGTCTGGGCCTGGCCTTCTACGCCACCCCCTCCACCGATGCGGCCCTGACCAACCTGCCCGATGATCAGGCCGGTGCCGGTTCCGGTATCTACAAGATGGCCTCCTCCCTGGGTGCCGCCTTCGGTGTCGCCGCCTCCGCGGCGATCTTCACCGCCCTCTCCGAAACCGGCCTCGACATCGTCGGTGCCGCCGTGGAGTTCTCTGGCCGACAGGACAACCTGGCGGTCCGTGAGGCCGGCATGGTCGGTCTGGCCTTCAACGGTCTGATGGCGATCGCCGCCCTGATCTCCATCACCGTCTTCATCCCCAAGGGGAAGAAGGCGGAGGGTGAGGACAAGCCCCTCGCCGCCGCTCCCCAGCCCGGTGCGGCTGCCGCTGGCACCCGACCCGAGAAGGTCTAG
- the pyrE gene encoding orotate phosphoribosyltransferase, with the protein MTRPDLDARQLAELAELVKELAVVHGKVTLSSGKEADYYVDLRRATLHNRASRLIGQLLRQATADWDYVSVGGLTLGADPVATAVMHAEGRAIDSFVVRKETKKHGMQRRIEGPDIVGKKVLVVEDTTTTGNSPLTAVEALREAGAEVIGVATVVDRATGADQVIADAGLEYRYLLGLEDLNLA; encoded by the coding sequence ATGACCCGACCCGACCTGGATGCCCGACAGCTCGCCGAACTTGCTGAGCTGGTCAAGGAACTCGCCGTGGTTCACGGCAAGGTGACCCTGTCTTCCGGCAAGGAAGCCGATTACTATGTCGACCTGCGCCGCGCCACCCTGCACAACCGTGCCTCCCGGCTGATCGGCCAGCTGCTGCGCCAGGCCACCGCCGACTGGGACTATGTCTCCGTGGGTGGCCTGACCCTGGGTGCGGATCCGGTGGCCACCGCCGTGATGCACGCCGAGGGCCGTGCCATCGATTCCTTCGTGGTGCGCAAGGAAACCAAGAAGCACGGCATGCAGCGCCGCATTGAGGGCCCGGACATCGTCGGCAAGAAGGTGCTCGTCGTGGAGGACACCACCACCACCGGCAACTCCCCGCTGACTGCGGTGGAGGCACTGCGGGAGGCCGGCGCCGAGGTCATCGGTGTGGCCACCGTCGTCGACCGTGCCACCGGTGCAGACCAGGTCATCGCTGACGCCGGCCTGGAGTACCGCTACCTGCTGGGTCTGGAGGATCTCAACCTTGCCTGA
- a CDS encoding adenylosuccinate synthase, which yields MAAIVIVGAQWGDEGKGKATDILGGRVDYVVKPNGGNNAGHTVVVGGEKYELKLLPAGILSENAIPILGNGVVINLEALFEEIEGLEARGADASRLRISANAHLVAPYHQIMDRVQERFLGKRAIGTTGRGIGPTYQDKVGRVGIRVQDIFDESILRQKIESALDVKNQILVKMYNRKAIVAEEIVQYFLGYAERLRPMMIDSEYVLNTALDEGKHVLMEGGQATMLDVDHGTYPFVTSSNPTAGGACVGSGVGPTKITSSLGIIKAYTTRVGAGPFPTELFDKWGEYLQTVGGEIGVNTGRKRRCGWYDSVIARYASRVNGFTDYFLTKLDVLTGIGEIPICVAYEVDGVRHDEMPMTQSEFHHAKPIFETMPAWDEDITGCTTFEELPEKAQNYVRRLEELSGARFSYIGVGPGRDQTIVIHDVLDNQL from the coding sequence ATGGCTGCAATCGTGATTGTCGGCGCACAATGGGGCGACGAAGGTAAGGGAAAGGCCACCGATATTCTCGGTGGTCGCGTCGACTACGTGGTCAAGCCCAATGGCGGTAACAACGCCGGGCACACCGTGGTCGTCGGCGGCGAGAAGTACGAACTGAAGCTGCTTCCCGCCGGTATCCTCTCCGAGAACGCCATCCCGATCCTGGGCAATGGTGTGGTCATCAACCTCGAGGCCCTCTTCGAGGAGATTGAGGGCCTGGAGGCCCGGGGTGCGGACGCCTCCCGGCTGCGCATCTCCGCCAACGCCCACCTCGTGGCCCCCTACCACCAGATCATGGACCGGGTGCAGGAGCGGTTCCTGGGCAAGCGTGCCATCGGCACCACCGGCCGTGGCATCGGCCCCACCTACCAGGACAAGGTCGGCCGGGTGGGCATCCGGGTCCAGGACATCTTCGATGAGTCCATCCTGCGCCAGAAGATCGAGTCCGCACTTGATGTGAAGAACCAGATCCTGGTCAAGATGTACAACCGCAAGGCGATTGTCGCCGAGGAGATCGTCCAGTACTTCCTGGGTTACGCCGAGCGTCTCCGCCCGATGATGATCGATTCCGAGTACGTCCTCAACACCGCACTTGATGAGGGAAAGCATGTCCTCATGGAGGGTGGCCAGGCCACCATGCTGGATGTCGATCACGGCACCTACCCCTTCGTCACCTCCTCCAACCCGACCGCCGGCGGCGCCTGCGTGGGTTCCGGTGTCGGACCGACCAAGATCACCTCCTCCCTGGGCATCATCAAGGCCTACACCACCCGCGTCGGCGCCGGCCCTTTCCCCACTGAGCTCTTCGACAAGTGGGGCGAGTACCTGCAGACCGTCGGCGGTGAGATCGGTGTGAACACCGGTCGTAAGCGTCGCTGTGGCTGGTACGACTCCGTGATCGCCCGCTACGCCTCCCGCGTCAACGGTTTCACCGACTACTTCCTCACCAAGCTGGATGTGCTCACCGGTATCGGGGAAATCCCGATCTGTGTGGCCTACGAGGTTGACGGGGTCCGTCACGATGAGATGCCGATGACCCAGTCCGAGTTCCACCACGCCAAGCCGATCTTCGAGACCATGCCCGCCTGGGATGAGGACATCACCGGCTGCACCACCTTCGAGGAACTTCCCGAAAAGGCACAGAACTACGTTCGCCGCCTGGAGGAACTCTCCGGTGCCCGCTTCTCCTACATCGGTGTCGGCCCGGGCCGCGATCAGACCATCGTGATCCACGATGTCCTGGACAATCAGCTCTGA
- a CDS encoding MFS transporter, which yields MASTTEAKLPESPTPYRGNDRALLGLVLSVITFFLFAQTALNIGPIMGADAGVPAPTMNTAISLAALFTGMFIVLGGNLGDRFGRVRILNLGLIISIIACLLIITAFGPLASPMMLLGRALQGVSSAFIMPTSLALLKTYWEGPARQRAISMWSMGTFGGSGLSAIFGGYLSTTPLGWRSIFIMSILIALIAGLLVRSIPESRPVAASQRKMDYLGLFSLMGTLLAAQVLAAQGFVRGWTDPLILALIALTVIGLFIFIRTERNRENAFVDFSLFKNRSFTGAVIANTLLNASIGVMTVALWTLQFAGGMSPATAGYVTVGYAACVILFIRVGEKMLQKVGPRKPMALGAGIIFIAILMLLPTSLMQLSYVVLATVSFAFYGLGLAFFATPATDTALSSLPEEKAGSGAGVFKMASSLGAAFGVALSSAIFTVVSNSPLPMLGEYVIFSGQQENVLIRTAGMVSVAFNAVLALGALVAILVIIPRQDRDAEQLKKQPHPEHPEQHPGH from the coding sequence ATGGCCTCAACAACTGAAGCAAAGCTACCCGAATCACCGACCCCCTACCGAGGTAATGACCGTGCCCTCCTGGGCCTGGTGCTTTCGGTGATCACCTTCTTCCTCTTCGCCCAGACCGCCCTGAACATCGGCCCGATCATGGGTGCGGATGCCGGTGTCCCGGCCCCGACCATGAACACCGCCATCTCCCTGGCGGCCCTGTTCACCGGCATGTTCATCGTCCTGGGTGGCAACCTCGGTGACCGTTTCGGCAGGGTGCGGATACTGAACCTCGGGCTCATCATCAGCATCATCGCCTGTCTCCTGATCATCACCGCCTTCGGTCCGCTCGCCAGCCCCATGATGTTGCTCGGCCGGGCACTGCAGGGTGTCTCCAGCGCTTTCATCATGCCGACCAGCCTGGCCCTGCTCAAGACCTACTGGGAGGGCCCTGCCCGGCAGCGGGCGATCTCGATGTGGTCCATGGGCACCTTCGGTGGTTCCGGTCTCTCCGCCATCTTCGGTGGCTACCTGTCCACCACCCCCCTGGGTTGGCGCAGCATCTTCATCATGTCCATCCTCATCGCCCTGATCGCCGGACTGCTGGTCCGCAGCATCCCGGAATCCCGGCCGGTGGCCGCCAGCCAGCGCAAGATGGACTACCTCGGTTTGTTCTCGCTGATGGGAACTCTGCTCGCAGCCCAGGTCCTGGCGGCCCAGGGATTCGTGCGGGGATGGACCGATCCCCTGATTCTCGCTCTCATCGCGTTGACGGTGATCGGGCTCTTCATCTTCATCCGCACGGAGCGGAACCGCGAGAACGCCTTCGTTGACTTCAGTCTCTTCAAGAACCGTTCCTTCACCGGCGCGGTCATCGCCAATACCCTCCTCAATGCCAGCATCGGCGTGATGACGGTGGCGTTGTGGACCCTGCAGTTCGCGGGTGGCATGAGTCCTGCTACCGCCGGTTATGTCACCGTCGGCTATGCCGCCTGTGTCATTCTCTTCATCCGCGTCGGGGAGAAGATGCTGCAGAAGGTGGGCCCCCGCAAGCCGATGGCCCTGGGTGCCGGAATCATCTTCATCGCCATCCTCATGCTGTTGCCCACCTCCCTCATGCAGCTCAGCTATGTGGTGCTAGCCACCGTCAGTTTCGCCTTCTACGGCCTGGGGCTGGCCTTCTTCGCCACCCCGGCCACCGACACCGCGCTTTCCTCCCTCCCCGAAGAGAAGGCCGGTTCCGGTGCCGGTGTGTTCAAGATGGCGTCTTCCCTCGGCGCCGCCTTCGGTGTGGCCCTGTCCTCCGCCATCTTCACCGTGGTCAGCAACTCGCCGCTGCCCATGCTCGGGGAGTACGTGATCTTTTCCGGCCAGCAGGAGAATGTGCTGATCCGCACCGCCGGCATGGTCAGCGTGGCTTTCAATGCGGTGCTGGCGCTGGGCGCGCTGGTAGCCATTCTGGTGATCATTCCGCGCCAGGACCGCGATGCCGAGCAGTTGAAGAAGCAGCCCCACCCCGAGCACCCCGAGCAGCATCCCGGTCACTGA
- the fbaA gene encoding class II fructose-bisphosphate aldolase — protein sequence MPIATPEVYTEMLDRAKAGGYAYPAINCTSSETINAALKGFAEAESDGIIQFSTGGAQFGSGLGVKNMVAGAQALAAFAHEAAKHYGINVALHTDHCQKEVLDDFVRPLIAISQERVDRGELPLFQSHMWDGSAIHIDENLQIAQELLEKSRKANIVLEVEIGVVGGEEDGVEATAGANLYTTPEDFEKTIDAIGTGENGRYLLAATFGNVHGVYKPGNVKLRPEILLEGQQVARKKLGLGEDSLPFDFVFHGGSGSEKEKIEEALRYGVIKMNVDTDTQYAFTRPIVSHMFENYNGVLKIDGEVGNKKFYDPRSYLKKAEQSMSERIIESCQDLHSVGKSVTK from the coding sequence ATGCCTATCGCAACCCCTGAGGTATACACCGAGATGCTCGATCGTGCCAAGGCAGGCGGCTACGCCTACCCGGCGATCAACTGCACCTCCTCTGAGACGATCAACGCCGCACTGAAGGGTTTCGCTGAGGCAGAGTCCGACGGCATCATCCAGTTCTCCACCGGTGGCGCCCAGTTCGGTTCCGGCCTGGGTGTCAAGAACATGGTCGCCGGTGCACAGGCACTGGCCGCCTTCGCCCATGAGGCCGCCAAGCACTACGGCATCAACGTCGCGCTGCACACCGACCACTGCCAGAAGGAAGTCCTCGATGACTTCGTCCGCCCCCTGATCGCCATCTCCCAGGAGCGCGTGGACCGCGGCGAGCTGCCGCTCTTCCAGTCCCACATGTGGGACGGCTCCGCCATCCACATCGACGAGAACCTGCAGATCGCCCAGGAACTGCTGGAGAAGTCCCGCAAGGCCAACATCGTCCTCGAGGTTGAGATCGGTGTCGTCGGCGGCGAGGAGGACGGTGTCGAGGCCACGGCCGGCGCCAACCTCTACACCACCCCTGAGGACTTCGAGAAGACCATCGACGCCATCGGCACCGGTGAGAACGGCCGTTACCTGCTGGCCGCCACCTTCGGCAACGTCCACGGCGTCTACAAGCCGGGCAACGTCAAGCTGCGCCCCGAGATCCTGCTCGAGGGCCAGCAGGTCGCCCGCAAGAAGCTGGGCCTGGGCGAGGACTCCCTGCCCTTCGACTTCGTCTTCCACGGTGGCTCCGGCTCCGAGAAGGAGAAGATCGAGGAGGCGCTGCGTTATGGCGTCATCAAGATGAACGTCGACACCGACACCCAGTACGCCTTCACCCGCCCGATCGTCTCCCACATGTTCGAGAACTACAACGGTGTGCTCAAAATCGACGGGGAGGTCGGCAACAAGAAGTTCTACGACCCCCGCTCCTACCTGAAGAAGGCCGAGCAGTCCATGTCCGAGCGCATCATCGAGTCCTGCCAGGACCTGCACTCCGTGGGCAAGTCCGTCACCAAGTAA
- a CDS encoding FUSC family protein: MPKRRIGTLERLRDIDDSLQARARRVFKRRLSVLQGALAAGSAYWVAQNIFGHEQPFFAPIAAVIILGLTGGERLKRAVELSLGCAVGVGLGDLLISFIGSGGWQIAVVVGVSLLVASFLSKAPLVSNQVAIGSILIATIMPPGSSDGFDRMFDALIGGVTAIIIIAIIPTSPLKAGRHEVSKVLGIVASVLEDVAIAIRERDTKALNEVLSAVRGTQQDINIMLAATKTGRESSTVSPLLWSEKRRVRSLERILTPVDNTIRNVRVLARRALVLTEDNDSVAEEQLLIIEELADIAHALAGVYERNTMVTEAIEIPELVQRLRGLGARAEISVAEGKVLSAQVVLAQSRSIIVDLLQVCGMSRESAVAVLAPTSDTPAFPPEVWEEDPLGDGEVE; this comes from the coding sequence ATGCCCAAACGTAGAATCGGCACGCTGGAGCGACTGCGGGATATTGATGACTCCCTGCAGGCCAGAGCGCGTCGTGTATTCAAAAGACGCCTCTCGGTGCTGCAGGGAGCTCTCGCAGCCGGCAGCGCCTACTGGGTGGCCCAGAATATCTTCGGCCACGAACAACCCTTTTTCGCCCCCATCGCGGCGGTGATCATCCTCGGCCTGACCGGCGGCGAACGCCTCAAAAGGGCCGTGGAACTCTCCCTCGGCTGCGCGGTGGGGGTCGGCCTGGGAGATCTGCTGATCTCCTTCATCGGCTCCGGCGGTTGGCAGATCGCCGTGGTGGTCGGGGTCTCCCTGCTGGTGGCCTCCTTCCTGTCGAAGGCCCCCCTGGTGAGCAACCAGGTCGCCATCGGCTCCATCCTGATCGCCACGATCATGCCCCCGGGTTCCTCTGATGGCTTTGACCGCATGTTCGACGCCCTGATCGGTGGTGTCACCGCCATCATCATCATCGCGATCATCCCCACCTCCCCGCTCAAGGCCGGCCGCCATGAGGTCTCCAAGGTGCTCGGCATCGTCGCCAGTGTGCTTGAGGACGTCGCGATCGCCATCCGGGAGCGCGACACCAAGGCCCTCAATGAGGTGCTTTCCGCGGTCCGCGGCACCCAGCAGGACATCAACATCATGCTGGCGGCCACCAAGACCGGCCGGGAATCCAGCACCGTCTCCCCACTGCTGTGGAGCGAAAAGCGCCGCGTCCGCTCCCTGGAGCGGATCCTCACCCCGGTGGACAACACCATCCGCAATGTCCGCGTGCTGGCACGCCGGGCCCTGGTGCTCACCGAGGACAATGACAGCGTGGCCGAGGAACAGCTCCTGATCATCGAGGAGCTCGCTGATATCGCGCACGCACTCGCTGGGGTCTATGAGCGCAACACCATGGTCACCGAAGCCATCGAGATCCCCGAACTGGTCCAGCGGCTCCGGGGGCTCGGCGCCCGGGCCGAGATCTCCGTGGCGGAGGGGAAGGTGCTCTCTGCGCAGGTGGTGCTGGCCCAGTCCCGCTCCATCATCGTTGATCTGTTGCAGGTTTGCGGTATGTCACGGGAATCCGCGGTGGCGGTGCTGGCCCCGACCTCCGACACCCCGGCCTTCCCACCGGAGGTGTGGGAGGAGGACCCGCTTGGGGACGGCGAAGTGGAATAA
- a CDS encoding glycoside hydrolase family 76 protein, producing MHEKWAHRADLAEAAINERHATRLWGLPRTNLAVVSWPPTTKESLFAHWHYWWQAHYLDCLVDAASRRATQSRQQRINRTMKSIRIRNLGKLTKNRYYDDKAWLALALARADKLKKVNATKTLAALEFDIIAGIDGLTGVLPWRTGETFYNTPTNGPAAIMMARTGRLDQATHIVDWIFDTLLNEHGLIADGLRMRMHGPEVVKDIHPYCQGVTLGACLEIALKLRERAGFSHTEEIKDLADAERADEAMPYITHIRSLVDAIARHLANPDGVIDWDTGDGDGGLFKGILVRYLADVAVRLPADSPANKTTRRRAARLVLGSAESVWNHRLEVDGLPVFATDWTQSARLPHNFGLTASSLPERVGVVRITERDLSVQLSGWMLIEAAARVSADEQKTRDTLSGETKRGG from the coding sequence GTGCATGAGAAATGGGCGCATCGCGCCGACCTCGCGGAAGCGGCCATCAATGAAAGGCACGCCACCAGGCTGTGGGGTCTGCCGCGCACCAACCTGGCGGTGGTCAGCTGGCCACCGACCACCAAGGAATCTCTCTTCGCCCACTGGCATTACTGGTGGCAGGCCCACTACCTGGACTGCCTGGTGGATGCGGCCTCCCGCCGTGCCACCCAGTCCCGCCAGCAGCGGATCAACCGGACCATGAAGTCCATCCGGATCCGCAACCTGGGCAAACTCACCAAGAACCGCTACTACGATGACAAGGCCTGGTTGGCGTTGGCCCTGGCGCGAGCCGACAAACTCAAGAAGGTCAATGCCACGAAGACCCTGGCAGCCCTGGAATTCGACATCATCGCCGGCATTGACGGGCTGACCGGGGTGCTGCCCTGGCGCACCGGGGAAACCTTCTACAACACCCCCACCAATGGTCCGGCCGCGATCATGATGGCGCGCACCGGACGCCTGGACCAGGCCACCCACATCGTCGACTGGATCTTCGACACCCTCCTCAACGAGCACGGGTTGATCGCCGACGGGCTGCGGATGCGGATGCACGGCCCGGAGGTGGTCAAGGACATCCACCCCTACTGCCAGGGTGTGACCCTGGGGGCCTGTCTGGAGATCGCCCTGAAACTGCGGGAGCGGGCCGGCTTCAGCCACACCGAGGAAATCAAGGACCTGGCGGATGCCGAACGGGCCGATGAGGCGATGCCCTACATCACCCACATCCGTTCCCTGGTGGATGCCATCGCTCGACACCTGGCGAACCCCGACGGGGTGATCGACTGGGACACCGGGGACGGCGACGGCGGCCTGTTCAAGGGCATCCTGGTGCGCTATCTGGCGGATGTGGCGGTCCGCCTGCCGGCTGACAGCCCCGCCAACAAGACCACCCGACGTCGCGCCGCCCGCCTGGTGCTGGGTAGCGCAGAGAGCGTGTGGAACCACCGTTTGGAGGTGGATGGCCTGCCCGTATTCGCCACCGACTGGACCCAGAGTGCCCGATTGCCACATAATTTCGGCCTGACCGCCAGCTCCCTCCCGGAGCGGGTGGGGGTCGTGCGCATCACCGAACGGGACCTGTCGGTGCAGCTCTCCGGCTGGATGCTCATTGAGGCTGCGGCCCGGGTCTCAGCCGATGAGCAGAAAACGCGGGACACCCTATCGGGGGAGACCAAGCGTGGCGGATAG